From one Halomarina ordinaria genomic stretch:
- a CDS encoding DUF1428 domain-containing protein yields the protein MGRYVDGFVIPVPNDQVDAYREMAAEGGELWIEHGALEYFEGIGDDVDPDMGDMPMRTFPQLAEAGDDETVVFSFIVFESREHRDEVNAKVMDDPAMDPENFEEEIPFDTGRMAYGGFRSIVDHET from the coding sequence ATGGGACGATACGTCGATGGATTCGTGATTCCGGTTCCGAACGATCAGGTGGATGCGTACCGCGAGATGGCGGCCGAGGGCGGCGAACTCTGGATCGAGCACGGCGCGCTCGAATACTTCGAAGGCATCGGAGACGACGTGGACCCTGACATGGGGGACATGCCGATGCGGACCTTCCCACAGCTCGCCGAAGCCGGGGACGACGAGACGGTCGTGTTCTCGTTCATCGTGTTCGAATCGCGGGAACACCGCGACGAGGTGAACGCGAAGGTGATGGACGATCCCGCGATGGATCCGGAAAACTTCGAGGAAGAGATACCGTTCGACACGGGGCGCATGGCCTACGGCGGTTTCCGCTCGATCGTCGATCACGAGACGTAA
- a CDS encoding 3-isopropylmalate dehydratase small subunit, with amino-acid sequence MSTGDDPDPATPARAWVFGDDIDTDQIIPSRFIVSSDPEEIAQHTFEDLRPEFSESVRAGEFVVGGENFGSGSSREQAPLSLLGAGVAGVVAQSFARIFFRNAINLGLPVLISPEAGRIRDGDEIHMELDTGTIVNHTRDERYEAEPLPEFLQSIVERGGLKPYTKAKLNEQ; translated from the coding sequence ATGAGCACGGGTGATGACCCGGACCCCGCGACGCCGGCGCGCGCGTGGGTATTCGGCGATGACATCGATACCGACCAGATCATCCCTTCGCGGTTCATCGTCTCCAGCGACCCCGAGGAGATCGCACAGCACACGTTCGAGGACCTTCGCCCCGAGTTCTCCGAGTCGGTGCGTGCCGGCGAGTTCGTCGTCGGCGGGGAGAACTTCGGTAGCGGTTCGTCGCGCGAGCAGGCCCCACTCTCGCTGCTCGGTGCCGGTGTGGCGGGCGTCGTCGCCCAGTCGTTCGCCCGCATCTTCTTCCGGAACGCAATCAATCTCGGCTTGCCGGTGCTCATCAGCCCGGAAGCCGGACGCATTCGCGATGGCGACGAGATACACATGGAACTCGACACCGGCACCATCGTCAACCACACGCGCGACGAGCGTTACGAGGCCGAACCGCTCCCTGAGTTCCTCCAGTCGATCGTCGAACGAGGGGGACTGAAACCTTACACGAAGGCCAAACTCAACGAGCAGTAA
- a CDS encoding hydroxymethylglutaryl-CoA lyase yields MALDFPEDVALVEMLPRDGFQRLDEFVPTDEKVEMIDRLSSTGVDEIEFTSFTHPKAVPTLRDADEVAARIDRNPDVSYRALVPNAVGMERALDVDVDKVNALVTVSESYSRKNQNMTVEEILDEVRTIVDLADGTDVAVEAGVGTSFYCPYEGRIAPEATLEVVEAAVEAGVDEVTLATTMGLADPRQVTDLFTTAMERWPDMEYGLHLHNTNGMSLANTLAAMLVGVDRFDSSVCGLGGGVVLPEGMTGVGNTPTEDLVRMLAAMGVETNADPDRVEAVARHVSEALGLGATSHVLMGGTVDRVLETVEEANN; encoded by the coding sequence GTGGCGCTTGACTTCCCCGAGGACGTCGCACTCGTCGAGATGCTCCCGCGCGACGGGTTCCAGCGCCTCGACGAGTTCGTCCCAACCGACGAGAAGGTCGAGATGATCGACCGCCTGTCGTCGACCGGCGTCGACGAAATCGAGTTCACGTCGTTCACCCACCCGAAGGCCGTCCCGACACTCCGTGACGCCGACGAGGTGGCCGCCCGCATCGACCGAAACCCCGACGTGAGCTACCGAGCGCTGGTGCCGAACGCGGTCGGCATGGAGCGTGCGCTCGATGTTGATGTTGATAAAGTGAACGCACTCGTTACCGTCAGCGAGAGCTACAGCCGGAAGAACCAGAACATGACCGTCGAGGAGATTCTCGACGAGGTACGCACCATCGTCGACCTCGCCGATGGGACAGACGTCGCGGTCGAGGCCGGCGTCGGCACTAGCTTCTACTGTCCCTACGAGGGGCGCATCGCTCCCGAGGCGACGCTGGAGGTCGTCGAGGCGGCGGTCGAGGCCGGCGTCGACGAGGTGACGCTGGCGACGACGATGGGACTGGCCGACCCGAGACAGGTGACCGACCTGTTCACCACGGCGATGGAGCGCTGGCCGGACATGGAGTACGGCCTGCATCTTCACAACACGAACGGGATGAGCCTCGCGAACACGCTCGCTGCGATGCTTGTCGGCGTCGACCGGTTCGACAGTTCCGTCTGTGGCCTCGGTGGCGGCGTCGTCCTCCCCGAGGGGATGACCGGGGTCGGCAACACGCCGACCGAGGACCTTGTCCGGATGCTCGCGGCAATGGGTGTCGAGACGAACGCGGACCCAGATCGAGTGGAGGCGGTGGCCCGCCACGTCAGCGAGGCGCTGGGGCTTGGCGCGACGAGCCACGTCCTCATGGGCGGCACCGTCGACCGGGTGCTGGAGACGGTCGAGGAGGCAAACAATTGA
- a CDS encoding SDR family NAD(P)-dependent oxidoreductase, whose translation MEIDLSGRTAVVTGASAGIGRAIATSLAEAGGNVVVADIERSTPPDADRTTVEHIRAISGEAHFIEVDVADGESVAAMIRTAVDRYGGLDVLVNNAGISHKGTIEETAPTEWQRVIDVNLTGVYNGVHHAVEYLRKSPAPRILNIASQLAFVAQPRKPAYIASKGGVVSLTKSLALDYAHVPILVNAICPGVVETELTREVLADEQRRRELESWTSLPYLGQPEDIGSMATFLASDYARFVTGQQFIVDGGYVIK comes from the coding sequence ATGGAGATTGATCTCTCTGGTCGGACCGCGGTCGTTACCGGAGCGAGCGCTGGTATCGGACGAGCCATTGCCACGTCGTTGGCGGAGGCTGGTGGAAACGTCGTTGTCGCCGATATCGAACGAAGCACCCCACCAGATGCCGACCGAACCACCGTCGAACACATTCGGGCGATATCCGGTGAGGCCCACTTCATTGAGGTCGACGTTGCCGATGGAGAGAGCGTTGCAGCGATGATTCGGACGGCGGTCGACCGCTATGGAGGACTGGACGTTCTTGTAAATAATGCGGGAATCTCACACAAGGGAACGATCGAGGAGACTGCCCCGACAGAGTGGCAGCGGGTGATCGATGTTAACCTCACCGGAGTATACAATGGGGTCCATCACGCTGTCGAATACCTCCGAAAGAGCCCGGCACCACGCATCCTCAATATCGCCTCACAGCTCGCCTTCGTCGCTCAGCCTCGAAAGCCGGCGTACATCGCCTCAAAAGGTGGAGTCGTCTCGCTCACGAAGTCGCTCGCACTCGACTACGCCCACGTACCGATCCTGGTCAATGCAATCTGTCCTGGTGTCGTTGAGACCGAATTGACACGTGAGGTACTAGCAGATGAGCAACGGCGAAGGGAACTGGAGTCTTGGACGTCACTCCCATATCTCGGTCAGCCCGAGGATATCGGTAGCATGGCGACGTTCCTCGCATCGGACTACGCCCGATTCGTCACGGGACAGCAATTCATCGTAGATGGTGGATACGTAATCAAGTGA
- a CDS encoding ABC transporter permease — protein sequence MENELGDVLSRVERPPPSGPVAASLTLGWRALLKIKHVPFQLIDVTAFPLMSTLLFTFLFGGALAGSPQQYIQFLLPGILVQAIVFITVYTGVGLNTDIDEGLFDRFQSLPIWQPAPLVGALLGDVLRYSVAALMVVGLGIVLGFRPEAGVVGLFAALALVLVFAFSLSWIWIVVGLLVDTPESVMAMSFLLLFPITFVSNIFVDPKTMPGWLQTVVSVNPVTHLVDASRGLMHGSVTPVDVLWVLVASALLVAVFAPLSLHMYRKER from the coding sequence GTGGAGAACGAACTCGGCGACGTGCTCTCGCGGGTTGAGCGGCCACCCCCTTCCGGACCGGTCGCTGCCTCGCTCACGCTCGGATGGCGGGCACTCTTGAAGATCAAACACGTGCCGTTCCAGCTCATCGACGTCACGGCGTTTCCGCTCATGAGTACGCTCCTGTTCACGTTTCTGTTCGGCGGCGCGCTCGCTGGCTCCCCCCAGCAGTACATCCAGTTCTTGCTTCCGGGCATCCTCGTGCAAGCCATCGTTTTCATCACCGTTTACACGGGCGTCGGCCTCAACACGGACATCGACGAGGGGTTGTTTGACCGCTTCCAGTCGCTGCCTATCTGGCAGCCCGCGCCGCTGGTCGGGGCGCTCCTCGGCGACGTGCTCCGCTACTCGGTGGCGGCGCTGATGGTCGTCGGGCTCGGTATCGTCCTCGGCTTCCGCCCCGAAGCCGGAGTCGTGGGACTGTTCGCCGCGCTCGCACTCGTGCTCGTCTTCGCGTTCAGCCTCTCGTGGATCTGGATCGTCGTCGGGCTACTCGTCGACACCCCCGAATCGGTCATGGCGATGAGCTTCCTCCTGCTCTTTCCGATCACGTTCGTGAGCAACATCTTCGTGGATCCGAAGACGATGCCGGGGTGGCTCCAGACTGTCGTCAGTGTGAATCCCGTCACGCACCTCGTCGACGCCTCTCGGGGTCTCATGCACGGCAGCGTCACTCCTGTGGACGTGCTGTGGGTGCTCGTCGCCTCCGCGCTGCTCGTCGCGGTGTTCGCACCGTTGTCGCTTCACATGTACCGCAAAGAGCGGTAA
- a CDS encoding ATP-binding cassette domain-containing protein: MTSVEVDGDDLSPPAAAHSRTLGESASSDRPAFAIETEGLAKSFGDTVAVDGVDLRIPRGSVYRLLGPNGAGKTTTIRILATLLRPDAGTATVLGHDVVRDAADVRARVSLTGQYASVDEDLTGHENLVLMGRLLGFSWRGARRRADELLSAFGLEDAATRQVRTYSGGMRRRLDIAASLVVTPDVLFLDEPTTGLDPRSRNRVWAIIRAIAAEGTTVLLTTQYLDEADRLADRLAVIDDGQVIAEGTSQELKAAVGTSTLHVRLRDPGRQAEAEALVQDVTRGAVEHGPDRGTLAVSIPHDEEATSVLTALSAVDVEVTEFALGQASLDEVFLALTGQPTDDTTEEVTT; encoded by the coding sequence GTGACGTCTGTCGAGGTGGACGGAGACGATTTGTCGCCGCCCGCTGCCGCCCATAGTCGGACGCTCGGAGAGTCGGCGTCCAGCGACCGACCGGCGTTCGCCATCGAAACCGAGGGGCTCGCGAAGTCGTTCGGAGACACGGTTGCGGTCGACGGTGTCGACCTACGAATCCCCCGTGGTTCGGTCTACAGGCTCCTGGGGCCCAACGGTGCCGGGAAGACCACGACGATCCGGATACTCGCGACGCTGCTTCGACCGGACGCCGGCACCGCGACCGTACTCGGGCACGACGTCGTCCGGGACGCGGCCGACGTTCGCGCACGGGTGAGTCTCACGGGACAGTATGCCTCGGTCGACGAGGATCTCACTGGCCATGAGAACCTCGTTCTGATGGGGCGTTTGCTCGGGTTCTCCTGGCGCGGTGCACGGAGACGCGCCGACGAGTTGCTGTCGGCGTTCGGCCTCGAAGACGCCGCCACGCGCCAGGTACGAACGTACTCTGGCGGCATGCGGCGACGCCTCGATATCGCCGCGAGCCTGGTCGTCACGCCTGACGTGCTGTTCCTCGACGAGCCGACGACGGGCCTCGACCCACGCAGTCGGAATCGGGTCTGGGCGATCATCCGGGCAATCGCTGCCGAGGGGACCACCGTTCTCCTCACCACGCAGTATCTCGACGAGGCCGACCGCCTCGCCGACCGACTCGCCGTTATCGACGACGGGCAGGTCATCGCGGAGGGGACGAGCCAAGAACTGAAGGCTGCCGTCGGTACCAGTACCCTCCACGTTCGACTCCGAGACCCGGGTCGTCAAGCGGAGGCGGAAGCCCTCGTACAGGACGTCACCCGTGGGGCTGTCGAGCATGGACCCGACCGAGGCACCCTCGCTGTGAGCATCCCGCACGACGAGGAGGCGACGTCGGTGTTGACGGCGCTCTCGGCCGTTGACGTCGAGGTCACTGAGTTCGCGCTCGGTCAGGCGAGTCTCGACGAGGTGTTCCTCGCGCTCACAGGCCAACCGACGGACGACACGACCGAGGAGGTGACCACATGA
- a CDS encoding 3-isopropylmalate dehydratase large subunit translates to MTGKTFAEKQLSGKSGRDVHAGDYVEAEIDVAMAHDITGPLAFQTFDEVTGSDGALFAPDRTVFTIDHHAPADGVQAANNHNALREFAAEHGAHQYDVGDGICHQVLVEEGHVGPGDLVVGADSHSTTYGGLGAFGTGVGSTDLGTAMATGDLWFRVPETRRFEVEGDLPEAVYAKDLVLKFIGDVGFAGCTYMAAEYAGSTVAALPLHERFVLANMAIEMGGKAGIVEPDERTARYLEAQTGRAPSTDVDDPALHADPDAEYVDVHTYRAEEIAPQVSTPSNPENAVDVGKVEGTEIDQLFVGTCTNGRFEDMQVVADVLEGEEIAPNVRMVVVPASGAVYQQMLETGVLTTFVDAGAVVQSAGCGPCAGYHQGVLGDSDVCLATANRNFPGREGSMKSSVYLASPATVGASALYGEITDPRRVDTSRYDDVALAKGARS, encoded by the coding sequence ATGACTGGAAAGACATTCGCGGAGAAACAGCTCTCGGGGAAGTCCGGGCGGGACGTCCACGCCGGCGACTATGTCGAGGCGGAGATAGACGTGGCGATGGCCCACGACATCACGGGACCGCTCGCCTTCCAGACGTTCGACGAGGTGACCGGCAGTGACGGGGCACTGTTCGCGCCCGACCGAACCGTCTTCACCATCGATCACCACGCGCCAGCAGACGGCGTCCAAGCGGCGAACAACCACAACGCACTCCGGGAGTTCGCCGCCGAGCACGGCGCCCACCAGTATGACGTCGGCGACGGCATCTGCCATCAGGTGCTCGTCGAGGAGGGCCACGTCGGCCCAGGCGACCTCGTCGTCGGTGCGGATTCTCACTCGACGACGTACGGAGGCCTCGGCGCGTTCGGCACGGGCGTCGGCTCGACCGACCTCGGGACGGCGATGGCGACTGGCGACCTCTGGTTTCGCGTCCCCGAGACCCGGCGGTTCGAGGTCGAGGGTGACCTCCCAGAGGCCGTCTACGCCAAAGACCTCGTCCTGAAGTTCATTGGTGACGTCGGCTTCGCAGGGTGTACCTACATGGCCGCGGAGTACGCCGGGAGCACCGTCGCGGCCCTACCCCTCCACGAGCGGTTCGTGCTGGCGAATATGGCCATCGAGATGGGCGGGAAGGCGGGTATCGTTGAGCCCGACGAGCGAACCGCACGATATCTCGAGGCGCAGACGGGGCGCGCTCCAAGTACTGATGTCGACGACCCCGCGCTGCACGCCGACCCGGACGCCGAGTATGTGGACGTCCACACCTACCGGGCCGAGGAGATTGCGCCGCAAGTGTCGACGCCCTCGAACCCCGAGAACGCAGTCGACGTGGGGAAGGTAGAGGGGACCGAGATAGATCAGCTGTTCGTCGGAACGTGCACGAACGGCCGCTTCGAGGACATGCAGGTCGTCGCCGACGTCCTCGAAGGCGAGGAGATCGCACCGAACGTGCGGATGGTCGTCGTTCCCGCTTCGGGGGCTGTCTACCAGCAGATGCTCGAGACAGGCGTGCTGACGACGTTCGTCGACGCCGGCGCAGTCGTCCAGAGCGCGGGATGTGGTCCCTGCGCGGGCTACCACCAAGGCGTCCTCGGCGACAGCGACGTCTGTCTGGCAACGGCGAACCGTAACTTCCCCGGACGAGAGGGGTCGATGAAGTCGTCGGTGTACCTAGCGAGTCCGGCGACGGTCGGCGCGTCGGCGCTCTACGGGGAAATCACCGACCCACGGCGTGTCGACACCTCGCGGTATGACGATGTCGCGCTAGCGAAGGGGGCCCGCTCATGA